The sequence CGATCAGGTGGTTGAGCTTCGGTGCTATCCGGTAGCCCGGATCCGGTACTCTGACCTGCGCAGATGCACAACCGGCGGACTGCTGCAAACTCTGCCGAATCCAGGCCCCGGAGAGCGGCTGTGACCTGCGACTTAAGGTTCAGGTCGCTCATCACCCCTGGAGGGATCGCAACACCGCCGACAACGGCGCCTGGACCGTCGACCCAGGTCGCTCATCACCCCTGGAGGGATCGCAACTTCGGCCGGGCGAGGAGCACGATCACCGGCAGGTCCGGTCGCTCATCACCCCTGGAGGGATCGCAACAACTGGTCGGGGAGTGAGCAGTCACATCCGCAGTGCGGGTCGCTCATCACCCCTGGAGGGATCGCAACCAGCACCTGCCGGCAGGTGGATGATGACGCCCCAGTCGTCCCTCATCTCCCTGGAGGGATCGCAGTGGGGTGCAACCGGGGTGGGGTTGCAGCCCCGGCCAGTCGCTCATCATCCCTGGAGGGATCGCATCGCAGCAGTCCCATCGGGTCATCTTGTGCTTGCCCCTCACGTAGCGGCATGTCACATAGTCGATGTCGTGGAGGATCACCTGACTGTGGGGCAAGCGGCCGGGCTGGCTGGCGTAACCGTCCGCGCACTGCATCACTACGACGAGATCGGCCTCCTGCGGCCGTCCACGCGGACCGTGGCGGGACACCGGGCCTACTCGGCGGGCGACGTGGAGCGACTGCGGGAGGTGCTCGCGTACCGGAGGCTCGGTTTCGGGCTGCGGGAGATCGCGGACCTGGTCAACGATCCGACCACCGACGCGGTCGCGCACCTGCGTCGGCTGCGTGGGCTGCTGCTGGACCAACGCGACCGCGCCGCCGCCACGGTGACGGCCATTGACCGGGAATTGGAGGCACGGGCAATGGGAGTCAGGACGACGCCAGCGGAACAGTTGAAAGTGTTCGGTGCGCAGTTGTACGACACGATCGGATCCGCCTATCCAACGACGCGGCGTACCGAGCCACGGATCGCCGCCCGGATCTGGGATGCACTGGGAGACGCCCGTACGGTGCTGAACGTTGGGGCTGGCACCGGTTCCTACGAACCTCACGACCGGGAGGTCACGGCGGTGGAGCCCTCGGGGGTCATGCGGGCCCAGCGTCCCGTGGGCGCGGCGCCCTGCGTGGCCGCCGCCGCGGAGAGTCTGCCGTTCGAGGACCAGTCGTTCGACGCCGCGATGGCGGTCAGCACCGTGCATCACTGGCGAGATCCGGTCGCCGGCCTGCGGGAGATGCGGCGGGTCGCGCGTCGCGTGGTGGTGTTCACGTACGACGCTGAGGACACCGGCTGGGGCCAGCGATTCTGGCTCACCCGCGACTACCTACCCGAGTTCGCGGAGCTGCTCGTCAACTGGCCGTCCCTCGCCGACCTGACCCACGCGATCGGAGGACGCGCGGAGCCGGTACTCGTACCGTGGGACTGCGTGGACGGCTTCTTCGAGGCGCACTGGCGCCGGCCCGCGGCGTACCTGGACGAACACGTACGCCGGGCGGTGTCGGTCTGGACCAGAGTGGGGGCGCAGGCGGAACAACGGGCGGTCCGGTCGCTTCGCGAAGACCTGTCATCCGGCCGGTGGGCCGAGCGAAACCGGGACCTCGTCGCCCTCGACACGGCCGAGCTCGGCCTCCGACTGCTCGTGGCATGAGGCGGTGACGTCGGCACCTCCGGCGCGGACCGGAGCGGGTTTCGCCGCCGCCTCCGCGACCTCGAGTAGCGGTAGCCGATCAGCGGGGCGTGACGGACTCGCGCCCGTGCAGCGAAGCCTGGTCGGCCGCGGCCCGCCCCGACGCCCAGCCAGCCCGGTTGGTGATGGTCGTTGCCTGCTGGGTCAACTCGGGGAACTGCTGGTTGAAGGCGTCGCGTACCGCGTCGTCGCGAGCGGCGAGGACCGGAAGGAGCTGAGCAGCATCCGCCGACTCGGCCACCTCCTGGTCCACACCGCCGGTCGCAGCCTCGAGTCGCTCGCCGATCCGCGACGCGTACGCGGTCAGGAACGAATGCCGAAACGAGCGGGTCGTGTTGCGCCCGTACCGATCGGTGCTGGGCTTGGCCTGGGTCATGGCCCTCGTCGCCTGCACCAGCAGCGAGGTGAACAGCAGCTCGGTGGACTCCAGTTCGGCCGGGAAACCGACGACACTGGTAAAGCCGAAGCGTTTACTCCACACCGCACGGCAGCTGTTGGCCTCCGCGACGACCTGCAACAGCAGGGTCTTCGGCGCCTCGTACGGATTGTCGATGCCCACCCTGCGGGTGACCGGCTGCTCGCGTTCCCCGGTCGTGGCGATGAGCAGGGCGTGGTCGATGCGGTGCCGGGCCATCAGTTGCTGGGCCTTGGCCGTGAACGCCTCCGCCTCCTCCGGGAAGTCGGTGGACTCCGCCTTGGCCAGCAAGGCCCGAACCCGGCCGAGGACCCGCTGATCCAGGTCGGCCGACGGGGTTGTCCTGGTGGGCCGGGCGGTGCCCGGCATCGGCCCAACCTGCTCGATCGGCGGTAACGTCGCGAGCAGAAAGCAGACGTCGATCATGATGGCGACAACCGCGCTACGGTCAAGGCCCTGCCGCTCGCCCCACGCGGTCGGATAGTGGTCGTCGTGCTCCCACCACACCTTCGCGTCGAGAGAAGTCAGCTGAGACTGCCACCGTGAGTCGACGGTCGCGGCGCCGTAGCCGCGCATCTGCGCCGCGATAGCGTCGACCAGGAGCCGCCCATGCCGCGCGGCGTGTTCGCGGCGGGCCACTCGTACCAGCTCGGCGGGCTGCCAGCCGCGCCGCCAGACCTCCTCGACCTCGCGGAGCAGGTAGGTCAGCAGCGCCCGGTTGACGACCTGGAGCCCGGCGGCGCCGCCGGGGCCGGCGGCCAGCAGGCTGAGGCAGTGGTCGAACTCGGCGGCATCATCGTGCTGCCGGGCGAACATCGCCTGGTCGATGATCTGGTCCGCGAGTTGCCGCTGTGTCGGCACGCCTGACGCGCCATACCTGCCCAATGGGTCGTCCTGGCCAGTCGCTGCGGCCCGCCGGCCTTGACCTGCCGCGGCGGCCTTCCGCTTGGCCTTGTGACGCTCACGACTGTTCTTGCCCATCGGTATCCTTCGGGATTCACGAGGTCGAGCACCGGAGGCTACCAACCAGATGGGCGGAGCCGCGGGCAGCCCGCCGAGGGATTTCCGGCCTAGCCGGCAGCGTGCCGCCCCGGCGGACCCTGGGGCGGAGCCAGCGATCGGTAGCCGGGTGCCACAGCGGGCCGTTAGCTCAATGGTATGAGGACTTTGACTCCCAGCTGTTCTTCGTGCGTCCGCTACTGGATGTGAAGCACTTTTCCCAGATTCTTGCCCGTGAGTCTAGGCGGACCCACGGAGCACCCACGTCTCATCGGCCAGCTCCCGCAAGGGGCGTCAACGGAGCGGTCGTGAGTGCAATGCCGTCCGCTCCTGCCGGGATTTGTCGTCGATGGGAAGGCGCTCGACGCAGAGGCAAGTCGGTGAGCGAGACTGTGGCGTGACCGACCCGGTGCCCTGTGAGGCCGATCAGGGTGTCGCGGGCGGCGGCCTGCAACTGCCGGACGTGCCCGTGGGTGAAGGTGCGCAGGAACGAGCCGAGTGTTGACGGCGCGTACACGCCGCCGAACAGCGACCGCATACCGCCGTTCCGGGTCGCGTCGAGGTCATCGCTTGAGCCGTGTGCGGTTGGCGCCGCATGCACGGCTGGGAGGCAGCAATGCGCTCCCGCTACCCGACCAATGTCCCCTCACTCAGTTCCAGCAGCGGACGTCCATGGCACGGCCACGGGTGCCATGCCCCCTGCTCGTGCCGTGATCACAGTTGATGGGGTAGGCGCTCGACACGGAGGCAAGTTGGAGACTCTTCTGTGGCTGCCACTTGACATAGGGCGGTGTCGCTCACTCTGCACGTCCCAACCCCGGGCGGCCCGGTTCGTGACTCTGCAGCGCGCCGACCTGGTCCTTCGAGGGTCGGGAACTGAGCGGCATCGACGATGCGGCAACGTCTCGGTGGCGTCAGGGGCCCATTGCTGTACCCGGACCGTCCGCTGCCCGCACTTCGGGCTGCCCCGCGCCTGCTCACAACCGGTGGACAGGTCCTCCACCGGACACCGATGGCGTCTAGCTCGACCCGCTCGACCGTCAGGCCGTCCAGCCCCAGTAGCCGGGTCGTATCGTTGACCATGCTCGTAGATCTTCACCGGTGCCCACCCAAACCCGACAAAGAGATGGTGTTCGATGAGATGTGGGCCCCTCGCATCCGGACTCCCCAGCCGCGAACCCTGCTGAACTTCGGAGAGCCGCTATACTGGCGACTATGGAACAAGAGGTGAATCGGGGTC comes from Salinispora tropica CNB-440 and encodes:
- a CDS encoding MerR family transcriptional regulator; amino-acid sequence: MEDHLTVGQAAGLAGVTVRALHHYDEIGLLRPSTRTVAGHRAYSAGDVERLREVLAYRRLGFGLREIADLVNDPTTDAVAHLRRLRGLLLDQRDRAAATVTAIDRELEARAMGVRTTPAEQLKVFGAQLYDTIGSAYPTTRRTEPRIAARIWDALGDARTVLNVGAGTGSYEPHDREVTAVEPSGVMRAQRPVGAAPCVAAAAESLPFEDQSFDAAMAVSTVHHWRDPVAGLREMRRVARRVVVFTYDAEDTGWGQRFWLTRDYLPEFAELLVNWPSLADLTHAIGGRAEPVLVPWDCVDGFFEAHWRRPAAYLDEHVRRAVSVWTRVGAQAEQRAVRSLREDLSSGRWAERNRDLVALDTAELGLRLLVA
- a CDS encoding DUF2786 domain-containing protein, with the protein product MPTQRQLADQIIDQAMFARQHDDAAEFDHCLSLLAAGPGGAAGLQVVNRALLTYLLREVEEVWRRGWQPAELVRVARREHAARHGRLLVDAIAAQMRGYGAATVDSRWQSQLTSLDAKVWWEHDDHYPTAWGERQGLDRSAVVAIMIDVCFLLATLPPIEQVGPMPGTARPTRTTPSADLDQRVLGRVRALLAKAESTDFPEEAEAFTAKAQQLMARHRIDHALLIATTGEREQPVTRRVGIDNPYEAPKTLLLQVVAEANSCRAVWSKRFGFTSVVGFPAELESTELLFTSLLVQATRAMTQAKPSTDRYGRNTTRSFRHSFLTAYASRIGERLEAATGGVDQEVAESADAAQLLPVLAARDDAVRDAFNQQFPELTQQATTITNRAGWASGRAAADQASLHGRESVTPR